TCCAGTCCTGATCGATCAGCTTCCCGAAGAGCGGATCCATCGGGCCGAGTGACCAGATATATAGTAGTCGCATCTTTGTCCTTCAAACGATCCACTACTTTCTGGTATCTCGCCTGACTGGTTTTCAGTGCCGATGATGGACCGATACAAGAGGCTCCATCAGGATTGGATTCAATAAATTCACTCCAGGCAGCCGGCAGTTCCAAAAGGCGCAATGTGTGTCCGGTTGGTGCCGTGTCAAAGACAATAACATCATACGGCTGATTTTCACCGTCTCCTGCAACGTATCGTGCAAATTCATCAAAAGCGGCGATTTCTGTCGTACAAGCTCCTGAAAGCTCTTCCCGTATCTTGTTAATCTCCTCTTCCGGCAGAATCCCCTCCATCGGTGATGTGACCCGCTTTCGATACTCCTCAGCCGAAAGCTCCGGGTCGATGTTTACCGCATGAAGATTCTCAACTCCATCAATGGGAGTGATCTTCTCGGTAACATTGGTTTCCAGCACTTCTTTCAAATTTGAGGCGGGATCCGTGCTGATCAGCAATACCGACTTTCCTTCATCGGCCAGTTTAACTGCTGTAGCGCTAGCAAGCGATGTTTTACCAACGCCCCCTTTTCCAGTAAAAAATATATAGGGTGTAATTTCAGGTAACATCTTGATGACTCTTTTTAAGTTTATAAAATCGTTGAATTTCCCCTCCTTTTTAAGGGGTGGTTTTTATTTTTATATACTGTCAGCACGCTTAAAACGGTTAAAGGGATAAGTTCTTCTTCCGAATTGGTTCGAGAGCAAATCCACGTTACTAAACACACCCCTGCCCGTTTCGCTAAATGCTCAACCGTCTGTCCCCTCTCGAGAGGGGATAATTTAATCAACCTGACAGCACCAACCGGATCTGTCAGCGTTGAGTTTATGCTTCAGTTACAAACCGAAACTGTCAGAATTTTCATTACGTGTTCAAAAATGAGCACTTTGTTACAGACACTCACAAGTCTGGATTTCATAGCATCCGTCAGACCGCTCCAAGCGGTCAGACGGGTATTAACAGCATCCGCTTCCGGGTGCACATCCATTAGACGGCACGCCAAGCAACTCGTTCGCCGTTTCAACAATTTCTGACAGCGGTACCTGACGCACATTCAAACCGGACTGCATCGCCTTGGCCATATCATCCTGAGAAATTCCTTCCTCTTTTCCCTTGGCAAACATCTCCCGTAAAATCGAATCACTTCCCGATGCTACGGCTGAACCGATTGCTACCAGAATATCTACCTTTTCGTTGTAGAGTGGTTTTACTATTTGATCCAGAGGCTCTTCTGAAACTGCTGAATCTTCCTTGGAACCGTTCAATTCGGCCCACTCCATCAAAGTGGATCGATCCGGATAACCGCCCTCTGATACCATTTCACCATTTACCAGGATAATTGGAAGTACGTCAGACCCCTCCTTTTGTAGCCGTGTTAATACCGGCACACACATCTTGAACTCCTCCGGTTCTTGTCCCAAATTATACCGCTTCAACTCAATACCTTGTGACTTTAGCCATTTCACATCATTTGCAAAATCTGCCAATTCATCATCCACGTCCGGTCCGCATACACCGGTGCTGCAGCACATGGCAGGGTCATAAACTTCAATTATTGTCTTAGTCTCGGTTTGATTACTCATTTGCTTCATTTTGTTCTTGTTGGTCATAATTTCTAAATTCATCGTAAACTTACGATTAATGATTTGCAGTTCCAATCATAATTTCAAAATCGATCTATTTTCTAGGCTCCCCATACTTCTTCGCCAGCGCAATTTGACCGGCATGATAAGCAGTATGCGTCGTAATTCTGCCAAGTGCTTCAGCTCGGGTCACTGTTCCAAATTCCGCCGTGGTAACCTCACCATCCCACTCTTCTATCTTCTGAATGGCTGAACCCAGTTCCTCTTCTGCTCTTTCAATAAGTTCCAGCAAAGGTTCCAGTTCCTTAAACTGTCCGCGGTCTTTGGCGATGGAACCAATGGTTTGTGCTTTTACATTTAAATCTTGCTCAAAAACATTTTTTGCGAATAGAAGCTCCACTTCCACAATATGACGCAGCAGCCAACCCACACTGTTAGATTCACTTTGAACCCTTTTTAGCAGATCTTCTTCCGAAATCTTGTCCAGCTGATTTGTCAAACGGGTTCGCCCCATTTTCCACATGTCGTAATAGTTTTGATCGGTCATCTTCAACTCCATTTTTGAATTCTTTCTGATCTCTCGTCAGCACAGATAATGTGAGCAGACAAGAATCTTTCAGCAAAACTTGTGTGTCGCTCCTACAGAGCTTTCCAATTTTAGTACAATTCCTTTTCCCAGGGTAAAAACCCTGGGCTATTTGTCCACCGCCCCGATGGAGCTTTTTAATGTCACTGATCTATCTGTCAGACCGCTTTTAGTGTTCTGACGGAGATTTTTAGCTTTGAACCCGGCACATCATATAAAACATCTCTGTTGCAATTTGCCGGCATCGATCATCGTAGGTCTCTTTTTCATGATCTGTTCCATCCGACTCTTTTGGATCGCGATAGGTCACCGGTTTCCGGTAGGTAGCACCCGGAACAAACGGACAGTTATCATCTGCATCCGAGCAGGTCATAATTGCGGCAAAGTTATTATCCGGATTCACTTCATCATCAAAGGTTTTTGAAAAACAGTACATAGGATCTGCATCCTCTGCAATTCTCACTTCATACCTCGGGTTCTTTCCGACCGGGCTATTGACATGAAACCCGGCTCGTTCTATAGCGGCTACGGCCCTGGGATTAAATGCCGTTGCTTCTGTTCCGCCTGAAAATGTCTTCACTCCTTCTACTCCGTAATGAGCAGCAGCCGTTTGAGTCCAGATCTGCGCCAGATGACTCCGCCGGCTATTGTGTGTGCAGATGAAGTTCAGCTTAACCGTTTCATTTTCATTTAACCCCTTGGTTATATAGTCCGCAACATCCTGCAATGTTTTTTTACGTTCTTTCGGGATGCTATCAAAATTCTGAGTCAGCTGAGAGATATAGTTTTTTAGTTTTGAGTACATAGTTAATGTTCTAATGTTGATTGATCAAAGGATTTAAAAAACAGTCTGAAGGATGCTTTTAAAACGCAAGCTCCATCGGAGCGAACTGTCTATAGCCCCGGGTTTCAACCCGGGGTAAACGAGGAAAAAAGAAATATCGCCGAAGCTGTGCATTCATTCGAAGAGCAACATATTCAGAGGCGATGTGGCTCATGGTTTTCAACCTGACAGCGTAACTGATTGCTTTCGGAGAACTTCTGGCCGTGTTGAAAAATGACATTAATCTAAACTGACGCTGTCAGGAATTTCACTTCGCTTCATACGCTGACAGGTCTTCTATATCTATTCGGGGTTAACAACAGGTTTGAATCAGCTCATCAGACAACTCCGATAGCAAACTTTTCAGCTCCTTCACACCATCGGGATTCAGACAGTAGCAGGTTCTTACACCTTCTACTTCTCCTTTAATTAAACCGGCGGTTTTCAATGCCTTTAAGTGCTGGGAAACGGTGGATTGGGCCAGCGGCAAAATTTCGGTAATATCTCCGCAAAAGCAGCTGTTTCTCTGGGCCAATATCTTGAGAATAGCAATCCGCGCCGGATGACCCAACGCTTTGGCTATAGCTGCAGACCGCTCAATTGCGGGATCGTCCAGTTTTATCGGGTTTGCTTGTATCATAATTTGATTGGTTTTAGTTAAAAGACCTGACCCACCCCTAGCCCCTCCCTATGTCGAAAAGCACTCCACATGGAGGGGAGCTCGTTTGTTGAGTCCGTTTTAATTTCTATAAACACATGCTAATCACTTAATAAAAAAATGACTCTCATCTACCTCTTCTCCGCATACACCGTTATACTGTATATACCTGTATCGGAGTTTCTGAATTCTTTTAGTTCTTCTTTTGTGAGATAATTCAGCAGCATTTCATCCGGGAGCTGAATCTCCTTCAGTTTCTGAATGGTGATATTTTCAAAACCGGTTTCCTTTACAATCTTTAAATACTCATCCTTGTCGATCGCTCCGGCCACGCAACCAGCATACATTTCCGCATCCTCTTTGATGGCATCCGGCAAATCTCCGGCAACAACAATATCTGAGATACTAAAATGTCCGCCGGGTTTCAGTATTCGATAGGTCTCTGCAAAAGCCCTCTCCTTATCCGGCACCAAATTCAAAACACAGTTACTCACTACTACATCGGCAATCTCATCATCGAGCGGCATCTCTTCGATATCGCCCAGTACAAAATCTACATTCATGTAGTTGAGTTTGATTGCATTCAGCGTAGATCGTTGAATCATCGCCTCGGTCATATCCAGACCAATTACCTTGCCTGACTCACCTACTACCTGTCGTGCAACAAATGCGTCATTTCCCGCGCCGGAGCCGAGATCCACAACCGTATCACCGGGCTTCATTTTGGCGAATTCGGTTGGCAGCCCGCAGCCTAGATTTAAATCCGCATCAGGATTGTACCCATCCAGGTTCGAATAGTCATCTGAAAAAATGGTGTAATCCACACTGCTATCTGTTGAGCAACAACCCGAAGGTCCACAACACCCGGCTTCTCCGTTCTGTTCACTGATTTTTGCATACTTCTCTTTAACTGACTGTTTGATCTTCTCGGGAGATTCTTTCCTTATTTTCATCGCTTTTCTGTTGAGAATTTTATAAATGATACGATAAATCATTTATTCTATCGTAATTTTACGATGAATATAAGACAGGTCAGATTGATTCCAAAATTAAATTTATTGATTGGCTCTCTAATTTATCAGTCTTTAATAGCCTCTAAGACTCCCTAAACCATTGAAGATCTTTAGGTTCAATACTCTCGA
This is a stretch of genomic DNA from Rhodohalobacter barkolensis. It encodes these proteins:
- the arsD gene encoding arsenite efflux transporter metallochaperone ArsD; this translates as MSNQTETKTIIEVYDPAMCCSTGVCGPDVDDELADFANDVKWLKSQGIELKRYNLGQEPEEFKMCVPVLTRLQKEGSDVLPIILVNGEMVSEGGYPDRSTLMEWAELNGSKEDSAVSEEPLDQIVKPLYNEKVDILVAIGSAVASGSDSILREMFAKGKEEGISQDDMAKAMQSGLNVRQVPLSEIVETANELLGVPSNGCAPGSGCC
- a CDS encoding DinB family protein; protein product: MELKMTDQNYYDMWKMGRTRLTNQLDKISEEDLLKRVQSESNSVGWLLRHIVEVELLFAKNVFEQDLNVKAQTIGSIAKDRGQFKELEPLLELIERAEEELGSAIQKIEEWDGEVTTAEFGTVTRAEALGRITTHTAYHAGQIALAKKYGEPRK
- a CDS encoding protein-tyrosine-phosphatase — protein: MYSKLKNYISQLTQNFDSIPKERKKTLQDVADYITKGLNENETVKLNFICTHNSRRSHLAQIWTQTAAAHYGVEGVKTFSGGTEATAFNPRAVAAIERAGFHVNSPVGKNPRYEVRIAEDADPMYCFSKTFDDEVNPDNNFAAIMTCSDADDNCPFVPGATYRKPVTYRDPKESDGTDHEKETYDDRCRQIATEMFYMMCRVQS
- a CDS encoding ArsR/SmtB family transcription factor, which gives rise to MIQANPIKLDDPAIERSAAIAKALGHPARIAILKILAQRNSCFCGDITEILPLAQSTVSQHLKALKTAGLIKGEVEGVRTCYCLNPDGVKELKSLLSELSDELIQTCC
- a CDS encoding arsenite methyltransferase, with translation MKIRKESPEKIKQSVKEKYAKISEQNGEAGCCGPSGCCSTDSSVDYTIFSDDYSNLDGYNPDADLNLGCGLPTEFAKMKPGDTVVDLGSGAGNDAFVARQVVGESGKVIGLDMTEAMIQRSTLNAIKLNYMNVDFVLGDIEEMPLDDEIADVVVSNCVLNLVPDKERAFAETYRILKPGGHFSISDIVVAGDLPDAIKEDAEMYAGCVAGAIDKDEYLKIVKETGFENITIQKLKEIQLPDEMLLNYLTKEELKEFRNSDTGIYSITVYAEKR